A window of the Desulforapulum autotrophicum HRM2 genome harbors these coding sequences:
- a CDS encoding prenyltransferase/squalene oxidase repeat-containing protein encodes MEFDTFQARQCPSLNIGSVANLIVSLQRNTGEIPWHTGGKTDPWDHVESAMGLNIAGFYKEADLAYRWMAERQNPDGSWYSSYISGEPEDRTCETNMSSYLATGMFHHWLVRKDLPFVESMWETVKQGINFSVGLQTDRGEIYWAKSPQGKIDPMALLTGASSIFMSLKCALAIAELVGQRQPRWELAFEKLGATIRDNIHIYNISKSRFSMYWFYPVLSGALRGDAAVKRIERYWKKYVIEGQGIRCVSDRPWVTMAETSEFVIAVAAMGNFRLARLVFSWIQERVFDDDTFWCGYTFPDMTVWPEEKISWTNAVVLMAADALYTITPASRLFSHDAWDGFRFKG; translated from the coding sequence ATGGAGTTTGATACTTTCCAGGCAAGGCAGTGCCCTTCACTGAATATTGGCTCAGTGGCGAATCTCATCGTCTCCCTGCAGAGAAATACCGGAGAAATTCCCTGGCACACGGGTGGTAAGACCGATCCATGGGACCATGTGGAATCGGCAATGGGTCTCAACATTGCAGGTTTTTATAAAGAAGCCGACCTTGCCTATCGGTGGATGGCTGAACGTCAGAACCCGGACGGGTCATGGTACTCTTCATATATCAGTGGCGAGCCTGAAGACCGGACCTGCGAAACCAATATGAGCAGCTATCTGGCAACGGGAATGTTCCACCACTGGTTGGTCCGCAAAGATTTGCCGTTCGTGGAATCCATGTGGGAAACGGTGAAACAGGGAATCAATTTTTCCGTGGGCCTTCAGACGGACCGGGGAGAGATATACTGGGCCAAGAGCCCCCAGGGAAAAATAGATCCCATGGCGCTGTTGACCGGTGCAAGTTCTATTTTCATGAGTCTCAAATGCGCCCTTGCCATTGCCGAACTTGTCGGCCAGCGTCAGCCCAGGTGGGAGCTGGCCTTTGAAAAGCTCGGTGCAACGATCCGGGATAATATTCACATTTACAATATCAGCAAATCCCGGTTTTCCATGTACTGGTTCTATCCGGTGCTGTCAGGGGCACTCAGGGGTGATGCTGCGGTCAAACGCATTGAGCGGTACTGGAAAAAATATGTGATCGAAGGTCAGGGCATTCGATGCGTGTCTGACCGGCCCTGGGTCACCATGGCTGAGACCTCGGAGTTTGTCATCGCCGTTGCTGCCATGGGCAATTTTCGGCTTGCCAGGCTGGTTTTTTCCTGGATTCAGGAGCGGGTGTTTGACGACGATACCTTCTGGTGTGGCTACACCTTTCCAGACATGACCGTCTGGCCCGAAGAAAAAATATCGTGGACCAATGCCGTGGTGTTGATGGCGGCCGACGCCCTTTACACCATAACCCCTGCATCCCGGCTTTTCAGCCACGATGCCTGGGACGGTTTCAGGTTCAAGGGGTAG
- a CDS encoding TolC family protein, producing MKTFIKIPLLVMGAALVFVGVAPAAQTLETLQKSAWENRELVKRYQADLNLRMERIKEARGEFLPSLDLGYTLNRLNHDTAIGENRENDTFTGGASWNLFAGFRDYYTVKAAEGLTHAGQFNLEAIKQDISLNVALAFLSVYRALENLTVSESEVKLYEDRLREISLKVKVGVLKKTDLLKVKVEMDNAIQNRRRTEAAVGASLNRLRFETGLAMDRENLDFSLFDQLPQRGDYKTYEGALLKNRSELNALKSAFDASGMTVQASRASLYPRADLSLGYSSYTRDDLFMGAFENSDDEVRCQAVISMNLFDGMKKYSRTRQARIDQKKIGFDIAELEANLKTELKNTLINLGVAFDNLEVSRAGILEAQENLRVTDLGFSQGIGTSSDVLDAIFNLSRAKFNLISAYTEVFENDFRLKRLVEAGPGHRP from the coding sequence ATGAAAACATTTATAAAGATACCACTTCTGGTGATGGGGGCGGCACTCGTTTTTGTGGGTGTTGCCCCGGCTGCCCAAACCCTTGAAACCCTTCAGAAGAGCGCATGGGAAAACCGGGAACTTGTAAAGCGATACCAGGCCGATCTTAACCTTCGCATGGAGCGGATTAAAGAGGCCAGGGGTGAATTTCTGCCCTCCCTGGACCTTGGATATACCCTCAACCGCCTGAACCACGACACGGCAATCGGTGAAAACCGGGAGAACGACACCTTCACGGGTGGTGCTTCGTGGAATTTGTTTGCCGGGTTCAGGGATTATTATACTGTCAAAGCGGCCGAGGGGCTTACCCATGCGGGCCAGTTTAACCTTGAAGCAATCAAGCAGGACATCAGCCTGAACGTGGCCCTTGCCTTTCTTTCGGTTTACCGGGCACTTGAAAACCTGACTGTTTCTGAAAGCGAGGTCAAGCTTTACGAGGACAGACTCCGTGAGATAAGTCTCAAGGTTAAGGTGGGGGTGCTTAAAAAAACCGATCTTTTAAAGGTCAAGGTGGAGATGGACAATGCCATCCAGAACCGCCGGCGGACAGAGGCGGCCGTGGGTGCAAGTCTGAACCGTCTGCGCTTTGAAACAGGCCTTGCCATGGACAGGGAAAACCTTGATTTTTCCCTGTTTGACCAGCTGCCCCAAAGGGGGGATTATAAGACCTACGAGGGGGCACTGCTTAAAAACAGAAGCGAACTCAATGCCCTTAAAAGCGCCTTTGACGCCTCTGGTATGACTGTCCAGGCATCCAGGGCCTCCCTCTACCCCAGGGCCGACCTTTCCCTGGGCTATAGCTCCTACACAAGGGATGATTTATTCATGGGTGCCTTTGAAAATTCCGACGACGAGGTGCGCTGCCAGGCAGTGATTTCCATGAACCTGTTTGACGGCATGAAAAAATATTCCAGAACCCGCCAGGCAAGGATCGACCAGAAAAAGATCGGGTTTGACATTGCCGAACTTGAAGCAAATCTTAAAACTGAACTCAAGAACACCCTCATCAACCTGGGTGTGGCCTTTGATAACCTTGAGGTTTCCAGGGCCGGAATCCTTGAGGCCCAGGAAAACCTCCGGGTTACTGACCTTGGGTTCAGCCAGGGCATCGGTACCTCGTCGGATGTGCTCGACGCCATCTTTAACCTTTCCAGGGCAAAGTTCAACCTCATCAGCGCCTATACCGAGGTGTTTGAAAACGATTTCAGACTCAAGCGCCTGGTCGAGGCAGGTCCTGGACACAGACCCTAA
- a CDS encoding efflux RND transporter permease subunit gives MNIIKSAIERPVTTAVMVILIVLFGVIGLTRLPVQLAPDTDLPEIEVQTVWSGASPTDMESEVVEKQEDKLKSLQNLQKMESSSYNDYATITLTFDLETDIDTALFRVSNKLNEVDEYPDNVMRPVLSSSGGSSQPIIWMVMKTIKGKDTAILTHRTFFENEIRQYLERIEGVSSLLVFGGTEDQLEVIIDPERMTQRGITINQIISKITTANRDVSAGVLGIDRKNYRIRTVAKFQNDQDPLDVVVYDDGIKRVFLRDVATASIGHEPQFVSVMQDGREGIVVGVRKEKGANVIDIVDRVRAEVNRLNNDVLASRNLFIDWAHDEAPYILTSIDNMKTNVMIGGVLAIVVLLIFLGSLRSTITIGLAIPISAIGTFIFLWLLHRNLNVVSLAGISFAVGMLVDNSIVVLENIDRQLQTGKKIFDAVLHGANEVFGAVVASTLTTVAVFLPVIFIKQEAGQLFKDIAIAITASIVLSLLVSVTVIPSFMHFLYKNRKLSSGSGKPGLTKALGGFFVLRIMSVSNFFQKNVLTRLVCIIVFTSLSITSAWVLMPKAEYLPQGNQNFIMTILVPPPGYSAQKRREVGEYLFEQTDKYRKPGDHNLPLIKNMFYFSSDFLSGFGLSATEEYETEAKRFIPALNRIINSLPGMFGISIQPGIFESGIGKGRTVDLNISGEEMDEIVNAGRVLFGAVAQAVPGSQIRPVPSLEISYPEGKVIADKRKLAASGLTEQELGVYVDVLMNGRKISEFGPEGKNRIDLVLRGAEAQFKTPEDILNAPIINNIGRQVRVGDVATIKYDTGMTQIDRLEKKRNIRLEITPPVSVPLQTAIETIKSTCDNLLASGEIKNISLDLGGNADKLVDTFDALKWNLLLALMITYLLMAALFENFLYPLIIMFSVPLAAAGGLAGLRLVDAYIAPQPLDVLTMLGFIILIGTVVNNAILIVHQSLNNVRNREMDGMRAISESVRTRIRPIFMSAFTSIFGLMPLVLATGSGSELYRGIGSVLLGGLAVSTVFTLFVIPALLAFFIGFEKSRVAV, from the coding sequence ATGAATATCATTAAAAGTGCAATAGAAAGGCCCGTTACAACGGCGGTCATGGTGATTCTCATCGTTTTGTTTGGTGTGATCGGCCTTACACGACTGCCGGTTCAGCTGGCTCCAGATACGGATCTTCCCGAGATAGAGGTCCAGACGGTCTGGTCTGGGGCAAGCCCTACGGACATGGAGAGCGAGGTGGTGGAAAAACAGGAGGATAAGTTAAAGAGCCTCCAGAACCTCCAGAAGATGGAGAGTTCCTCCTACAACGACTATGCGACCATCACCCTGACCTTTGACCTTGAGACCGACATTGACACGGCGTTGTTCCGTGTTTCCAACAAACTCAATGAGGTTGACGAGTACCCGGACAATGTCATGCGGCCTGTGCTGTCAAGCTCGGGCGGTTCTTCCCAGCCCATCATCTGGATGGTCATGAAGACCATTAAGGGCAAAGACACGGCTATCCTGACACACCGGACTTTTTTTGAGAACGAAATCCGACAGTACCTGGAGCGTATTGAGGGCGTATCTTCCCTGCTGGTGTTTGGTGGAACCGAGGACCAGCTGGAGGTCATCATTGATCCTGAACGCATGACCCAGAGGGGCATCACCATCAACCAGATTATCTCCAAGATAACAACGGCCAATCGAGATGTGTCGGCAGGCGTTCTTGGTATTGACCGGAAAAATTACCGGATTAGAACCGTTGCAAAATTCCAGAATGACCAGGATCCACTGGATGTGGTGGTCTATGACGACGGCATCAAGCGGGTCTTTTTAAGGGATGTGGCAACGGCATCCATTGGCCATGAGCCCCAGTTTGTTTCGGTGATGCAGGACGGCCGGGAGGGCATTGTGGTTGGTGTCAGAAAAGAGAAGGGTGCCAACGTCATCGATATTGTAGACAGGGTCAGGGCCGAGGTGAACCGGCTTAACAACGATGTGCTGGCCAGCCGAAATCTTTTCATCGACTGGGCCCATGACGAGGCCCCCTATATCCTGACATCCATTGATAACATGAAAACAAATGTCATGATCGGCGGCGTGCTTGCCATCGTTGTCCTCCTGATCTTTCTTGGCAGTCTTCGATCCACCATCACCATCGGCCTTGCCATACCCATTTCAGCCATTGGAACCTTTATTTTCTTGTGGCTGCTCCACAGGAATCTTAACGTGGTGAGCCTTGCCGGGATTTCCTTTGCCGTTGGCATGCTGGTGGACAACTCCATTGTGGTGCTTGAAAATATTGACCGCCAGCTTCAAACGGGCAAGAAGATCTTTGACGCCGTGCTCCACGGGGCTAATGAGGTGTTTGGTGCAGTTGTCGCCTCAACCCTCACAACGGTTGCCGTGTTTCTGCCCGTTATTTTCATCAAACAGGAGGCAGGCCAGCTGTTCAAGGATATTGCCATCGCCATCACCGCATCGATTGTCCTGAGCCTTCTGGTTTCAGTCACTGTGATTCCTTCTTTCATGCATTTTCTCTACAAGAATCGTAAATTATCCTCTGGCAGTGGGAAACCTGGCCTGACAAAGGCTTTGGGCGGTTTTTTTGTGCTCCGGATCATGTCTGTGTCAAACTTTTTCCAGAAAAATGTGCTGACGCGTCTCGTCTGCATCATCGTATTCACCTCGCTTTCCATTACCAGCGCCTGGGTCCTGATGCCCAAGGCCGAGTACCTGCCCCAGGGTAACCAGAATTTTATCATGACCATACTGGTTCCACCGCCGGGTTATTCTGCCCAAAAGCGACGTGAGGTTGGTGAGTACCTGTTTGAACAGACCGATAAATACAGAAAACCCGGGGATCACAACCTTCCCTTGATTAAAAACATGTTTTACTTTTCATCGGATTTTCTTTCAGGGTTCGGGCTTTCGGCAACGGAAGAGTATGAAACCGAGGCAAAACGGTTTATCCCGGCACTCAACCGGATCATCAACTCCTTGCCGGGTATGTTCGGCATCAGCATCCAGCCGGGAATCTTTGAATCGGGCATCGGCAAGGGTCGTACTGTGGATTTGAACATTTCCGGTGAGGAGATGGACGAGATCGTCAATGCCGGAAGGGTGCTGTTTGGAGCGGTGGCCCAGGCGGTTCCAGGTTCCCAGATTAGACCGGTTCCCTCCCTTGAAATCTCCTACCCAGAGGGAAAGGTGATTGCCGACAAGCGAAAGCTTGCCGCAAGCGGCCTGACCGAGCAGGAGCTTGGCGTGTACGTGGATGTCCTGATGAACGGCAGGAAAATAAGTGAATTTGGTCCCGAAGGCAAGAACCGCATTGATCTGGTGCTCAGGGGAGCGGAAGCCCAATTCAAGACCCCCGAGGATATCCTAAATGCGCCCATTATCAATAACATTGGGCGCCAGGTGAGGGTGGGGGATGTGGCAACGATTAAGTACGACACGGGCATGACCCAGATTGACCGTTTGGAAAAAAAGCGCAATATCCGTCTTGAGATCACGCCCCCTGTTTCCGTACCCCTCCAGACGGCCATTGAAACCATTAAATCCACCTGTGACAATCTTCTGGCATCGGGTGAAATCAAAAACATATCCCTGGATCTTGGCGGTAATGCAGACAAGCTTGTGGACACCTTTGACGCCCTTAAGTGGAATCTGCTTTTGGCCCTCATGATCACCTATCTTCTGATGGCAGCCCTGTTTGAAAACTTTCTCTATCCCTTGATCATCATGTTCAGCGTTCCTTTGGCTGCCGCAGGGGGCCTTGCGGGTCTGAGGCTTGTGGATGCATACATTGCTCCCCAGCCCCTTGACGTTCTCACCATGCTGGGGTTTATTATCCTTATCGGAACGGTGGTGAACAATGCCATTCTCATTGTTCACCAGTCGTTGAACAATGTCAGAAACAGGGAGATGGACGGAATGCGGGCGATCTCTGAATCGGTCAGAACCAGGATACGCCCTATTTTCATGAGCGCATTCACCAGTATATTCGGTCTCATGCCCCTTGTCCTTGCAACGGGTTCGGGCAGCGAACTCTACCGGGGTATCGGAAGTGTATTGCTCGGCGGACTTGCCGTTTCAACGGTCTTTACCCTGTTTGTAATTCCGGCCCTGCTGGCCTTTTTCATCGGGTTTGAAAAGAGCAGGGTCGCCGTCTGA
- a CDS encoding efflux RND transporter periplasmic adaptor subunit, which produces MKLKNGLIWMVVAVSLMVPGLEGAMAHDGAASPPARVVTAPVIERVVAESTKVLGTLFFDRVSNLSTEVGGLVSSVHFNEGDRLKQGAVMFRLNTDFIDNEIESVLAQMDQVRVRLAKAEKDLGRYKTLFDQEAVSETEYDNILLSKEELVKQTVILEKQLEFARLKRAKSVIRSPFDGLVLEKTAEKGDWVSQGSRLCAMGSMDDLFVKVPVSEDFLVFAQKGEQVEVSIDSLGKRLMGVVDGVIPVADPQTKSVFVKVKLPQLENPVLNMSATVSMPVASKKNMLLVPRDALVNFNGQNMVYTVADGKATPMPVTILAYVGDHVAIASGGFKAGMPLVVDGNARLRPGQAVTIIN; this is translated from the coding sequence ATGAAACTCAAAAACGGGTTGATCTGGATGGTGGTGGCGGTTTCGCTCATGGTACCGGGCCTTGAAGGTGCAATGGCACATGATGGGGCGGCGTCCCCTCCGGCAAGGGTGGTCACGGCCCCTGTGATTGAACGTGTCGTTGCTGAAAGCACCAAGGTTTTGGGAACCCTTTTTTTTGATCGGGTGAGCAACCTTTCCACCGAGGTGGGCGGGCTTGTCAGTTCGGTTCATTTCAACGAGGGCGACCGGTTGAAACAGGGGGCCGTGATGTTTCGATTGAACACAGACTTCATCGACAACGAGATCGAATCTGTCCTGGCCCAGATGGACCAGGTCAGGGTTCGCCTTGCTAAGGCAGAAAAGGACCTTGGCCGTTACAAGACCCTGTTCGACCAGGAGGCGGTGAGTGAAACAGAGTATGACAATATTCTGCTTTCAAAAGAAGAGCTTGTCAAACAGACGGTCATCCTTGAAAAACAGCTTGAATTTGCCCGGCTTAAACGGGCCAAGAGTGTTATTCGGTCGCCGTTTGACGGTCTGGTCCTTGAAAAGACTGCGGAAAAGGGGGACTGGGTTTCCCAGGGTTCCAGGCTCTGCGCCATGGGTTCCATGGATGATCTTTTTGTCAAGGTCCCGGTTTCAGAAGATTTTCTTGTATTTGCCCAAAAGGGTGAACAGGTTGAGGTTTCCATTGATTCCCTTGGCAAGAGGCTGATGGGGGTCGTTGACGGGGTCATTCCCGTGGCCGATCCCCAGACCAAGAGCGTGTTTGTCAAGGTCAAGCTCCCCCAGCTTGAAAACCCGGTGCTCAATATGTCGGCCACGGTGTCCATGCCCGTGGCCTCAAAAAAGAACATGCTCCTTGTGCCAAGGGATGCCCTGGTCAACTTCAACGGCCAGAATATGGTCTACACCGTGGCCGATGGTAAAGCCACACCCATGCCCGTCACCATCCTCGCCTATGTGGGAGATCATGTGGCCATTGCCTCCGGGGGATTTAAGGCGGGTATGCCCCTGGTGGTGGATGGGAACGCCCGTTTGAGACCAGGCCAGGCCGTTACAATTATCAACTGA
- a CDS encoding 3-hydroxyacyl-CoA dehydrogenase/enoyl-CoA hydratase family protein: MVRKIRKAAVIGSGIMGGGIAALLAGAGVNVLLLDIVPFDLKDEEKSDPAARNRIVKAGMDAALASAPSLFMTKKDAALITTGNLEDDFDKLAECDWIVEVVVENLKIKQALFKRLEAIRKPDAIISSNTSGIPLKDMSAGLSPEFKQHFMGTHFFNPVRYMHLLELIPGAETLPEVLAFVAKFGEKHLGKGIVWAKDTPNFVGNRIGVQGIGKVMQLMVEDGMTVPEVDAIFGPALGRPKTAIFKTTDLVGLDTMSHVCQNSYDLCVDDEQRDAFVVPEYVKKMLEKKLLGNKTRAGFYKTDLTPEWKKIRKVINPATLEYEDLVRPSFPCLDAAKKKATLAEKIVCVLTGDDKGAKFAWKMAANSFQYAANRIPEISDTIIEIDNSMKWGYNFEMGPFEVWDTYGVEAAVERMKTENLEVPANVMAMLAAGNKSFYRLEKGVKEFYDFASASYKAVPVNKTMVSLAAAKGNNKTVFENGSASLIDIGDGVFCIEFHTKMNAINGEIVDTIDQSLDHVDANGVGLVIGNEAGGMPGAFSAGADLAFVSKLCHDKKYAEMDAFLKKAQDGIQRTKYAPFPVVAAPYGMVLGGGCETCLGADRIVAHAELFMGLVEIGVGLLPAGGGCMNIWKKFVSALPAGTAKDMDLAKLFIPAFMNVAMAKVSMSAAQAKGNGYLGLADRIVFNRDNLIGEAKKEVLKMVDDAYAPPAKQRLLVMGNAGQGMVNGELFNLLCGKMMSEYDAFLAKRIAYVMSGGDVNKNTMVDEEAILKLEREAFVDFSKEEKTVARIDHMLKTGKPLRN; this comes from the coding sequence ATGGTAAGAAAGATCAGAAAGGCTGCAGTGATCGGGTCAGGAATAATGGGTGGCGGAATCGCCGCCCTCCTTGCCGGTGCTGGAGTTAATGTACTGCTTTTGGACATTGTTCCGTTTGATTTAAAGGACGAAGAAAAAAGCGACCCAGCAGCAAGAAACAGAATCGTAAAGGCAGGCATGGACGCAGCCCTTGCCTCTGCACCATCGCTGTTCATGACCAAAAAAGACGCCGCACTCATCACCACGGGCAACCTTGAGGACGATTTTGACAAGCTTGCAGAATGCGACTGGATCGTTGAAGTGGTTGTGGAAAACCTGAAGATCAAACAGGCGCTATTTAAGAGGCTCGAAGCAATCAGAAAGCCTGATGCCATCATCAGTTCCAACACATCCGGTATTCCCCTCAAGGATATGTCAGCCGGTCTCTCCCCTGAGTTCAAACAGCACTTCATGGGAACCCATTTTTTCAACCCCGTCCGCTATATGCATCTCCTTGAGTTGATCCCTGGGGCTGAGACCCTTCCCGAAGTTCTGGCTTTTGTCGCCAAGTTTGGCGAAAAACACCTTGGCAAAGGAATTGTCTGGGCCAAGGATACCCCCAACTTTGTGGGTAACAGAATCGGTGTACAGGGTATTGGCAAGGTCATGCAGCTGATGGTTGAAGATGGCATGACCGTTCCCGAAGTGGATGCCATTTTTGGTCCGGCCCTTGGCCGACCCAAGACTGCCATTTTTAAGACAACAGACCTTGTTGGTCTTGACACCATGTCCCATGTCTGCCAGAACTCCTATGATCTCTGTGTTGATGACGAACAGCGAGACGCCTTTGTCGTTCCTGAGTATGTCAAAAAAATGCTTGAAAAGAAACTCCTCGGCAACAAGACCCGGGCAGGTTTTTACAAGACAGATCTGACGCCTGAGTGGAAAAAAATCAGAAAGGTGATCAACCCTGCCACCCTTGAGTATGAAGACCTTGTAAGACCTTCGTTCCCCTGCCTGGATGCAGCCAAGAAAAAAGCAACCCTTGCCGAAAAGATTGTCTGCGTTCTCACGGGCGATGATAAGGGCGCCAAGTTTGCCTGGAAAATGGCAGCCAACAGCTTCCAGTACGCAGCCAACCGGATTCCCGAGATTTCAGACACCATCATCGAAATCGACAACTCCATGAAATGGGGATACAACTTTGAGATGGGCCCCTTTGAAGTGTGGGACACCTACGGGGTGGAGGCCGCAGTTGAGAGAATGAAGACTGAGAACCTTGAGGTTCCTGCCAATGTGATGGCCATGCTTGCCGCCGGCAACAAGAGCTTTTACAGGCTTGAAAAAGGCGTCAAAGAGTTCTACGACTTTGCCTCAGCATCCTATAAGGCCGTTCCCGTGAACAAGACCATGGTTTCCCTTGCCGCGGCAAAGGGCAACAACAAGACGGTTTTTGAAAACGGTTCAGCCAGCCTCATCGACATTGGTGACGGCGTATTCTGTATCGAGTTCCACACCAAGATGAACGCCATTAACGGTGAAATCGTTGACACCATTGACCAGTCCCTGGACCATGTGGATGCCAATGGTGTCGGCCTGGTCATCGGCAACGAGGCAGGCGGAATGCCCGGTGCATTTTCCGCGGGCGCCGATCTTGCCTTTGTGTCCAAACTCTGCCACGACAAAAAATACGCTGAAATGGACGCCTTCCTTAAAAAGGCCCAGGATGGTATCCAGAGAACCAAATATGCCCCCTTCCCCGTGGTTGCCGCTCCCTATGGAATGGTACTTGGCGGCGGATGCGAGACTTGCCTGGGTGCCGACAGGATTGTGGCCCATGCGGAGCTTTTCATGGGACTTGTGGAAATCGGCGTTGGACTGCTTCCCGCAGGTGGCGGCTGCATGAACATCTGGAAAAAATTTGTCAGTGCCCTTCCCGCAGGAACGGCCAAGGACATGGATCTTGCAAAATTGTTCATCCCAGCCTTCATGAACGTTGCCATGGCAAAGGTTTCCATGTCAGCGGCCCAGGCAAAGGGCAACGGCTACCTGGGACTTGCCGACAGAATCGTATTCAACCGTGACAATCTCATTGGCGAAGCCAAGAAAGAAGTATTGAAAATGGTTGACGATGCCTATGCACCCCCTGCCAAACAACGTCTCCTTGTGATGGGAAATGCCGGCCAGGGCATGGTCAACGGCGAACTATTCAACCTGCTCTGCGGCAAAATGATGAGCGAGTATGATGCCTTCCTTGCCAAACGTATCGCCTATGTCATGAGCGGCGGTGATGTCAACAAAAACACCATGGTTGATGAGGAAGCAATCCTCAAACTTGAACGTGAGGCTTTTGTGGACTTTTCAAAAGAGGAAAAGACTGTGGCAAGAATCGACCACATGCTGAAAACCGGTAAACCGCTCAGAAACTAA
- a CDS encoding PA14 domain-containing protein encodes MKKKLLFNLILILLLLTGISRMANASFIVEQYDDFWSKDLSLLENYAANNTASSTAVWDYIDFTDTTWFSGDIKGSNLWPSADALNAIGTGHVSNDTFFVKITGDFFIGSAGEYSFKTYSDDGVFLYVDDILTINDPELHAFERRTGIQNLSTGLHSVELYFFEKTGAASLEFTLAQGSGDYAHFNDAAYQVLASEPDERILSGISSLNDAAYQAPVPEPATMILFGIGLLSLTGVARTKVSRVQGS; translated from the coding sequence GTGAAGAAAAAATTGTTGTTCAATTTGATATTGATATTGTTATTATTAACGGGTATCAGCAGAATGGCTAATGCCTCTTTTATTGTTGAACAGTATGACGATTTCTGGAGCAAAGACTTAAGTTTACTGGAAAATTATGCTGCAAACAATACAGCAAGCTCTACTGCTGTTTGGGATTACATCGATTTCACCGATACAACCTGGTTCTCAGGTGATATCAAAGGCAGTAATCTTTGGCCTTCGGCCGATGCTCTAAATGCCATAGGAACAGGCCATGTCTCAAATGATACTTTCTTTGTTAAAATAACCGGTGATTTCTTTATTGGCTCAGCAGGAGAGTATTCTTTTAAAACATACAGTGACGATGGCGTATTTTTGTATGTGGATGATATTCTAACGATCAATGACCCGGAGTTACATGCCTTCGAAAGAAGGACTGGAATCCAAAATCTATCCACAGGACTTCATTCTGTTGAACTGTACTTTTTTGAAAAGACAGGAGCCGCTTCCCTTGAGTTTACCCTGGCACAGGGAAGTGGAGACTATGCCCACTTCAATGATGCAGCTTATCAGGTTTTGGCATCAGAACCTGATGAGAGGATCCTTTCTGGCATTAGCAGTTTGAATGATGCAGCCTACCAAGCTCCTGTACCAGAGCCTGCAACAATGATTCTTTTTGGCATTGGCCTTTTAAGCCTTACCGGTGTGGCCAGAACAAAAGTCTCCAGAGTACAAGGTTCTTGA
- a CDS encoding acyltransferase — protein sequence MRKDHRPYLVKKAWFSFQNFYLHHFLEPQLEGLGPNPYVVKPWHIEVFGAPVTIGANVTLLGASDKKTRLTVWTDKPDVRGIEIGDHVLISPGVRISAAREILISDNCMIASNAYITDSDWHGIYDRSLPPAEACPVRLEQNVWIGDSAIVCKGVTIGENSIIGAGAVVSSHIPANAIAVGNPARVIRTLDPDQPITTRKDRFSDVDKISMLLDNQDRAMLQANTYFGWLKQLFFPSRKE from the coding sequence GTGCGAAAAGATCATCGTCCCTATCTTGTTAAAAAGGCGTGGTTCAGCTTTCAGAATTTCTATCTCCACCATTTTCTGGAACCCCAGCTCGAAGGCCTTGGCCCCAATCCCTATGTGGTTAAACCCTGGCACATTGAGGTGTTTGGCGCTCCGGTCACCATTGGTGCCAATGTGACCCTGCTCGGCGCTTCAGACAAAAAGACAAGGCTCACCGTATGGACCGACAAGCCTGATGTCAGGGGGATTGAAATCGGTGACCATGTTCTCATCTCCCCTGGGGTCAGGATCAGTGCGGCCCGGGAGATTCTTATATCAGACAACTGTATGATCGCAAGCAACGCCTATATCACCGATTCTGACTGGCACGGTATCTATGATCGCAGCCTGCCCCCTGCCGAGGCATGCCCTGTGAGGCTTGAGCAAAATGTATGGATCGGCGACAGCGCCATTGTGTGCAAGGGGGTCACCATTGGAGAGAACAGCATTATAGGCGCCGGCGCCGTGGTCAGTTCCCATATCCCGGCCAACGCCATTGCCGTTGGCAATCCTGCCCGGGTGATCCGTACCCTTGATCCAGACCAGCCCATCACCACCCGTAAGGACCGGTTCTCCGATGTGGATAAAATCTCCATGCTCCTGGACAACCAGGACAGGGCCATGCTCCAGGCGAACACTTACTTTGGGTGGCTCAAGCAGCTTTTTTTCCCCTCCAGAAAAGAGTAG